The Pseudomonas azotoformans genome has a segment encoding these proteins:
- a CDS encoding SDR family NAD(P)-dependent oxidoreductase, whose product MTQSKGYALITGASSGIGAVYADRLARQGYDLILVARNQQRLDQLAARLKVETQRDIQVVAADLNLPADLARIEQILLEDSRISLLVNNAGVGATASLLASDPDKMDAMILLNVLALTRLAKAAATNFVAQGRGTLINIGSIVAVAPKLLNGVYAGTKAFVQAFSESLDHELSDKGVSVQVVLPGATATEFWDVAGLPVNNLPDTIVMSTENLVDAALAGLAQGEKVTIPSLPDSLDWDAYETARLALGPNLSHRSPAARYGIKAPV is encoded by the coding sequence ATGACTCAATCCAAAGGTTATGCCCTGATCACTGGCGCTTCGTCCGGGATCGGTGCCGTGTATGCCGACCGCCTGGCTCGCCAGGGTTACGACTTGATTCTGGTGGCACGCAATCAGCAACGACTCGACCAACTGGCGGCCCGACTGAAAGTCGAGACCCAACGGGACATCCAGGTAGTGGCCGCCGATCTCAACTTGCCTGCCGACCTGGCGCGCATTGAACAGATTCTGCTTGAAGACAGCCGCATCAGCCTGCTGGTGAACAACGCCGGCGTTGGTGCGACGGCGTCATTGCTGGCCTCTGACCCGGACAAGATGGACGCCATGATCCTGCTCAATGTCCTCGCGCTCACTCGCCTGGCAAAAGCCGCCGCGACAAACTTTGTCGCCCAGGGCCGTGGCACCCTGATCAACATCGGGTCGATCGTCGCGGTCGCGCCTAAGTTGTTGAATGGTGTGTACGCCGGCACCAAGGCTTTTGTGCAGGCGTTCAGCGAATCCCTCGACCATGAGCTGAGTGACAAGGGGGTCAGCGTTCAAGTAGTGCTGCCAGGCGCCACCGCCACCGAGTTCTGGGATGTTGCGGGGCTGCCCGTGAACAACCTTCCCGATACCATCGTCATGAGCACGGAAAATCTGGTGGATGCGGCACTGGCAGGCCTTGCCCAGGGCGAAAAGGTGACCATCCCGTCATTGCCCGACAGCCTCGACTGGGACGCTTACGAAACAGCACGCCTGGCCCTGGGGCCCAACCTGTCGCATCGCTCCCCCGCAGCACGCTATGGCATCAAAGCGCCGGTTTAA
- a CDS encoding helix-turn-helix domain-containing protein, whose product MHKHHKAIEIEASSGNVYEDIGQPDASEMQVKAQLAAKIGEILKARNLTQSQASVILGLSQPKVSEMLRGKFRGISEAKMLECLSLLGRDVQIVISAAPASRAQGRIEVLFA is encoded by the coding sequence ATGCACAAGCATCACAAGGCGATTGAGATCGAAGCAAGCAGTGGCAATGTCTATGAGGATATTGGCCAACCTGATGCCAGTGAAATGCAGGTCAAGGCGCAGCTCGCGGCAAAGATCGGCGAGATCCTCAAAGCCCGTAATCTCACCCAGTCTCAGGCTTCGGTCATCCTTGGTTTGTCACAACCGAAGGTTTCCGAGATGCTTCGCGGAAAGTTCAGAGGCATCAGTGAGGCAAAAATGCTCGAGTGCTTATCACTGTTAGGACGTGATGTGCAGATCGTTATCAGTGCAGCGCCTGCATCTCGTGCTCAGGGGCGTATCGAAGTGCTGTTTGCCTGA
- a CDS encoding DUF1003 domain-containing protein codes for MTPEKTETAPVDHLRFHRPHAHLAPTFGNDTFALKAEAFARFFGTPTFLGAQTAIVVLWVVLNMTGVTHFDVYPFILLNLAFSLQSAYAAPLILLAQTRQAARDKAQSDADAQHREALAIANTERQAQAAQTTKQLLELLEQNTRLTEMTKQLTEHIESLTSEMHEHFVRKT; via the coding sequence ATGACCCCAGAAAAGACCGAAACCGCTCCCGTCGACCACCTGCGTTTCCACCGCCCTCATGCCCACCTGGCGCCGACCTTCGGCAACGACACCTTTGCGCTCAAGGCCGAAGCGTTCGCCCGTTTCTTCGGCACGCCCACCTTCCTCGGCGCGCAAACCGCCATCGTGGTGTTGTGGGTGGTGCTGAACATGACCGGCGTCACGCACTTCGACGTGTACCCGTTTATCCTGCTCAACCTGGCGTTCAGCCTGCAATCGGCCTATGCCGCGCCGCTGATCCTGCTGGCCCAGACCCGCCAGGCGGCTCGCGACAAAGCGCAGTCAGATGCCGACGCGCAACACCGTGAAGCCCTGGCCATAGCCAACACCGAGCGTCAGGCCCAGGCCGCGCAAACCACCAAACAGTTGCTGGAACTGCTCGAACAAAACACCCGGCTGACGGAAATGACCAAGCAGCTGACAGAACACATCGAAAGCCTGACTAGCGAAATGCACGAGCACTTTGTGCGAAAAACCTAA
- a CDS encoding TetR/AcrR family transcriptional regulator: protein MTAPQRLTDRKREAIVAAAIAEFRENGFEVTSMDKIAATAGVSKRTVYNHFPSKEELFAEILHQLWASSVAQLDVSYASDRPLREQLRGLLEAKMKMMADANFLDLARVAIAATIHSPERAQDMVTRLSKREEGFTQWVRAAQEDGRLNCSDPAFAAHQIQSLLKAFAFWPQITLGQPVLDAASQASVIESAIDLFLAGYEVSQSRQP, encoded by the coding sequence ATGACTGCCCCTCAACGCCTCACCGACCGTAAACGCGAAGCCATCGTGGCCGCGGCCATCGCTGAATTTCGCGAGAACGGTTTCGAGGTCACCAGCATGGACAAAATCGCCGCCACCGCCGGCGTTTCCAAGCGCACGGTGTACAACCACTTCCCTAGCAAGGAAGAGTTGTTCGCTGAAATTCTTCATCAACTCTGGGCCAGCAGCGTTGCCCAACTCGACGTCAGCTACGCCAGCGACCGCCCGCTGCGCGAGCAATTGCGCGGCTTGTTGGAAGCCAAGATGAAGATGATGGCGGATGCCAATTTCCTCGACCTGGCCCGCGTCGCCATCGCCGCCACCATCCATTCGCCGGAGCGCGCGCAAGACATGGTCACCCGCCTGAGCAAGCGCGAAGAAGGTTTTACTCAATGGGTACGCGCTGCCCAGGAAGATGGCCGGCTCAACTGCAGCGACCCGGCCTTTGCCGCCCACCAGATTCAGAGCCTACTCAAGGCGTTTGCCTTCTGGCCGCAGATTACCCTGGGGCAGCCGGTCCTGGACGCCGCCAGTCAGGCCAGTGTTATCGAGTCGGCCATCGACCTGTTCCTGGCCGGCTACGAAGTCAGCCAATCCCGCCAACCGTAA
- a CDS encoding diguanylate cyclase, giving the protein MENRRGKGLSFARRIYKPRIIGLGIGCISVTGALYPLAMPGWVWVFLLFNGFAWAHVAYQLSVRSQFPYQTEQRNLLYDSLFGGFWAAATQFTPLTTVTILSMMTMNNVAAGGKRLFLRGLLAQVAGIGVACALFGIRFNPNVSLTQVYTCLPMLTLYPMAIGTVCYQLAIKLSEHKRALSALSRTDSLTGLLNHGSWKDLLHLKFHKCQQQQSHATIALIDIDHFKQINDTHGHIVGDAVLRQLSLELRRNLRENDLAGRYGGDEFCVILPQVPLEEAAQVMERMRETFSNYRNPQIPELRVSLSIGLADFQPFFTDAAMWLNAADRALYAAKDTGRNRVNISEAVIAHSA; this is encoded by the coding sequence ATGGAAAACAGACGAGGCAAAGGGCTTTCATTTGCCAGACGTATCTACAAGCCAAGGATTATCGGCTTGGGCATCGGCTGCATCAGTGTCACAGGCGCACTTTATCCGCTCGCAATGCCGGGCTGGGTCTGGGTATTCCTGCTGTTCAACGGTTTCGCCTGGGCGCATGTGGCCTACCAACTCTCGGTGCGCTCGCAATTCCCCTATCAGACCGAGCAACGCAACCTGTTGTACGACTCATTGTTCGGCGGGTTCTGGGCCGCCGCCACGCAGTTCACTCCACTGACAACCGTTACCATCCTTTCCATGATGACCATGAACAACGTGGCAGCGGGTGGCAAGCGGCTGTTCCTGCGCGGGCTGCTGGCGCAAGTGGCCGGTATCGGGGTGGCGTGCGCGCTTTTCGGCATCCGGTTCAACCCCAACGTCAGCCTCACCCAGGTCTACACCTGCCTGCCGATGCTGACGCTCTACCCCATGGCCATCGGCACGGTCTGCTACCAGTTGGCGATTAAGTTGTCGGAACACAAACGCGCACTCAGTGCCCTCAGCCGAACCGACAGCCTCACCGGCCTGCTAAACCACGGCTCATGGAAAGACTTGCTGCACCTTAAATTTCATAAGTGCCAACAGCAGCAAAGCCATGCCACCATCGCGTTGATCGATATCGATCACTTCAAGCAGATCAACGACACCCACGGCCACATCGTCGGCGACGCCGTTCTGCGTCAACTGAGCCTGGAACTGCGACGCAACCTGCGTGAAAACGACCTGGCCGGGCGTTACGGGGGCGATGAGTTCTGCGTGATTCTTCCGCAAGTTCCGCTGGAAGAGGCGGCACAGGTGATGGAACGCATGCGCGAGACCTTCAGCAATTACCGCAACCCGCAGATCCCTGAGTTGCGCGTGAGCCTGAGCATCGGCCTGGCTGATTTCCAACCCTTCTTTACCGACGCCGCCATGTGGCTGAATGCGGCGGACCGGGCGCTGTATGCCGCCAAGGACACCGGACGCAACCGGGTCAACATCAGCGAAGCAGTGATCGCTCATTCCGCCTGA
- a CDS encoding MBL fold metallo-hydrolase codes for MATISSRVDSSPAAPKQDLGHFSNEAPVQQGGFGKTLRIFWNMLFNKPRSTRPVGQIPVQPLTREQLLAAPDHSVFRLGHSTVLLKMRGKFWVTDPVFAERASPFSWAGPKRFHQPPISLEELPPLEAVILSHNHYDHLDRKAVVQLADKTRYFLAPLGVGDILVKWGVDASKVRQLDWWQGTEVDGIRFVATPAQHFSGRGLFDANQTLWCSWVMIDGARRIFFSGDTGYFDGFKRIGEQYGPFDLTLMETGAYNVDWPHVHMQPEQTLQAHIDLKGRWLLPIHNGTFDLAFHAWHEPFDRIMALAWERNVFITTPQMGQAFSLNQPERGYAWWLEVENQGVEERLVS; via the coding sequence ATGGCCACGATTTCGTCCCGTGTCGATTCTTCGCCGGCAGCGCCCAAGCAAGACCTGGGGCACTTCAGCAACGAGGCGCCCGTACAGCAGGGCGGCTTCGGCAAAACCTTGCGTATTTTCTGGAACATGCTGTTCAACAAGCCGCGCAGCACGCGGCCGGTGGGGCAGATTCCGGTGCAGCCGCTGACCCGCGAGCAGTTGCTGGCGGCGCCTGATCACAGCGTGTTCCGCCTTGGGCATTCCACCGTCTTACTGAAAATGCGCGGCAAATTCTGGGTGACCGATCCGGTGTTCGCCGAGCGTGCGTCGCCGTTCAGTTGGGCCGGCCCCAAGCGTTTCCACCAGCCGCCGATCAGCCTTGAAGAGCTGCCGCCGCTAGAGGCAGTGATTCTTTCCCACAACCACTACGACCATCTTGACCGCAAGGCTGTCGTCCAATTGGCCGACAAGACCCGCTATTTTCTCGCGCCGCTGGGCGTCGGGGACATTCTGGTGAAATGGGGCGTGGACGCCAGCAAAGTGCGCCAGCTGGATTGGTGGCAGGGCACTGAGGTGGATGGCATTCGGTTTGTTGCCACGCCAGCGCAGCATTTTTCCGGGCGCGGCCTGTTTGATGCCAACCAGACCTTGTGGTGTTCCTGGGTGATGATCGATGGGGCGCGGCGGATTTTTTTCAGCGGTGATACCGGTTACTTCGACGGTTTCAAACGCATCGGCGAACAGTATGGTCCGTTTGACCTGACGCTCATGGAAACAGGTGCTTACAACGTCGATTGGCCGCACGTGCACATGCAACCTGAGCAAACCCTGCAAGCGCATATCGATCTCAAAGGCCGCTGGTTGCTGCCGATTCACAACGGCACCTTCGACCTGGCGTTCCATGCCTGGCACGAACCGTTCGATCGCATCATGGCCCTGGCCTGGGAGCGCAACGTGTTTATCACCACACCGCAGATGGGCCAGGCGTTCAGTTTGAACCAGCCTGAGCGCGGGTATGCGTGGTGGCTGGAGGTGGAAAATCAAGGTGTAGAGGAACGCCTCGTCAGCTGA
- a CDS encoding helix-turn-helix transcriptional regulator — MSSLAMSSFVEQQIVLHQFTAKHSVQARAMLGWSREDLACQAGVAVEAVQQFEHHHDVGDETRLALAFRLEAEGLVFFPGFAPGWGMSVRGSLLTPPTEVAFETAE; from the coding sequence ATGTCCTCTCTGGCAATGAGCTCTTTCGTAGAACAGCAGATCGTCCTGCATCAATTCACCGCCAAGCACAGCGTTCAGGCCCGCGCGATGCTGGGCTGGAGCCGGGAAGACCTGGCTTGCCAGGCCGGTGTGGCGGTTGAAGCGGTTCAACAGTTTGAACACCATCATGACGTAGGTGATGAAACCCGCCTGGCCTTGGCGTTTCGGTTGGAGGCTGAAGGGCTGGTGTTCTTCCCAGGGTTTGCGCCGGGGTGGGGGATGAGTGTGAGGGGATCGTTGCTCACACCCCCCACTGAAGTTGCATTTGAGACGGCAGAGTAA
- a CDS encoding type II toxin-antitoxin system RelE/ParE family toxin, with amino-acid sequence MPCAVQDVFGFALHLAQEGGRHSQAKALKGFASNAVLEIVEDFDGNTYRGVYTVRFGSAVYVLHCFQKKSTKGIATPQHDIQLIKQRLKAAQDHAQASQGD; translated from the coding sequence ATGCCCTGTGCTGTGCAAGACGTATTTGGCTTTGCGCTGCACCTTGCTCAGGAGGGTGGTAGGCATTCACAGGCAAAGGCGTTGAAAGGGTTTGCCAGTAATGCTGTGTTGGAGATCGTCGAGGATTTCGACGGCAATACTTATCGAGGGGTTTACACCGTTCGGTTTGGCTCTGCTGTCTATGTGCTTCATTGCTTCCAGAAAAAGTCGACTAAAGGCATTGCAACCCCGCAACACGATATACAACTGATCAAACAGCGACTCAAGGCGGCGCAGGATCATGCACAAGCATCACAAGGCGATTGA